GGAGGGCGTACTGGAGGCGGGTGCCATCGTGCTCACGGAAATGCTGGCCGTGGGCGGCGATGTGGTTGGCCGCGTTCTCGGTGATCGTCATGACGGCCGTGTCCGCTTCGCGCCGCCGGGCTGCGGCGAGGACGGTGGCGTGGATGCCGACGCGCGGGTCGAGGACGAGGCCGTTGAGGCCGAGGGGCGAGAGGTCGATGCCGTGGTCGCGGGTTCGGGAGAGGATCAGGCGCTCGGCTACATTGCCGGCGGTGTGCTGGAGGTGCTTGGGCTGCTGGCGGTGGCTGGCGTGGATGTCCGAGCGGTCGAGGACGGGGCGGCCCTTCGCGAGTTCGGCGACGAGGTGGAGGCCCGTGCAGTCTTCGGTTTCGGTGCTGCCACAGGCGTTGCAGCGGTGGCTGCCGGTGCCGGTCATGTGACCGTAGGACCGGCAAGTGGGGACGGTCTCGCGGCTGATGGTGAGGGTGCCGGCGCGGAGGTTGTTCTCGATCATCTCCAGCGCGAGGTTGGCGACCTCCGCGTCGGTGTCGGTCATGATGCCGCCCACCGGGAACTGTCCGGGCGGGTACTTGTCGGTTATCAGGTCGGCCTCGAACCGCTGGCGGGGGATCTTCGGGCCCTCGGCCTGGCGGTGGCGGAGGTCTCCGGCGAGGGTGACGGTGTTCCACAGGTGTGGTGCGGGCGGTAAGCCCAGGATGGCGTTGAGGGCGGCGGCGAGGCGGATGCCTACGGCCTTGCCGGGGCGGGTGTCGAAGGTGAAGGGGCCGTTCTGGACGGGCCCGTTGAGGAATAGGTGTCGCACGGGCTCCTCCTAGATCGGCGGGGTGGTGGTTCCCGTCCGGGTGAACCGGCCGTCTCGCAGTTCGTAGTGGAGGATCGCGGCGTTGGGCATCTTGCCCTTCCGCTCCTCGGCGAGGATCTCGGGCAAGGTGCAGGTTTCGAGCAGGGATCGAAGGGCCACTGCGGCGGTCTGGTGGGTGAAGGCGACGACGGTGCGGGATTGCTGGAGTTCGGCCTGGGCTAGGGCGGCGAACTCGGTGGCCCGCTTGAGTACGCCCTCGGCGAGCGACTCGCCGCCGCCCGGCGCGGTCCAGATCTGCTTGCGCAGGCGGCGGGCCTCGGCGAGCTCGGGGTAGCTGTCATAGAGCTCGCGCTTGGTCATGTAGGTGGCGTCGCCGTAGTGCTGCTCGTCCAGGAGCGCGGTCTGCTGAGGCCACCCGTCAGGGAGGTCGGGCAGGGCGATCGCGGCGGTGTCGATCGCCCTGCGGTAGGTCGAGGTGTAGACGTGCAGTTCGGGGCCGACGAGCTCCGGCAGGACGCCGGCCAGCCACTGGGCCTGCCGGAAGCCGCGAGGGGTCAGGCCGACGATGGTGCGGGAGATGGCGTGCGCGGCGTGTCCGCTGTAGGGACGGGGGTCCTGGTAGAAGCCGTTGTACTTGTCGGCGTTCTCGACGGACTCTGCGTGTCGGATGACGAGCAGGGGCAAGACGAGGCTCCTATCCGGCGAGGTTGGCGACGTAGGAGCCGCTGACGGTCCAGGGGGTGAGTTCGATGCCGAAGCCGCTGTGTTCGCCGTCCCGGGTGTGGACGAGCTTGCCAGCCAGGTGCACGGTGTCGCCGGACCTGAAGGCGCCGGTGTAGGCGCCGAGGTACGAGCGCATGTGGGTGATCCGGCGGGCGAAGGAGTCGGCCTCGTCGATGGTCGAGCTGAGGATGGTCTTGACCTTGATCTCGTAGACGGCCGGGGTGGTGAGGCCCTCGGCGTGGTCGGTGATCTTGGCGAGAAGGGAGATCTCGCCGATCTCCTTGGAGGAGATGCGGGCGAAGGTCTTGTCGCGGTCGGAGCGGATGGGTTCGCAGTTGATGTGCGCGCCAGCGTTGGCGGTGAGTCCCTGGAGCTTGCGGCGTTCCTGCTTGATGAGGGCGTCGAAGGAGCTGCCCTCCATGTACTTGGCCCGGCGGATGTACAGCCGGGTGAGGTCGTCTCCGTCGTACGGCCGGATCGGGTCGGTCTGCTGGAAGAGCTCCTGTGCGGCCTGGTATCCCTCCGGTCCGTAGCAGACGAGGTCGATGTCGGAGCGTTCGTTGTAGCAGCCGACGAGGAAGGAGCCGGTGACGCCGATCAGGCCCTGGGCGTCGTTCGCGGTGATCCACTCGGTGATCGCTAGGAGGTCCTTGCCGGCCGGGTTGTTGGCGACCGCGCCGGGGTCGTCGTGGATGGCGGCAAGGGCCTGGCGGCAGGAGTAGTGGACGGCCACGTCCTCGCGCGGGATGCCGGTGATGACGCAGCCGAGGGTGTCGGAGTAGACGTAGAACTCGGGTCGGCTGGCCAGGATGCCGAAGGACTTCGACACGACGCTGTTCTGCCGGTAGGTTCGGCCGAACAGCCGCCGGTCGCCCTTCTCGTCGGGGTGGTACTTGACGTAGCCGAGGTAGTGGCTGCCGGGGTGGCTGTCGCCGATGACCTTGAAGACGACTCCGTGGTGGTCCATCAGGTAGTCGCGGTCGCGGACGGTGGGGACCGGCCTACCGGTGTTCAGCGGTGAACCGTTCCAGAGTGGGGAAGGCGCCGGTGTCGATCGTGTTGCCCGACTCATACTGATCAAGTCCCATCGTGAAAAGGGTGCGCCGGTACTGCCACTTGATGTGCTTGTCGTGCCGCGTGGGGTCGGTGGGCCGCATGAGGGCGAGGAAAAAGAAGCACTTGACGAGCAGGAAGTCGCCCAGGTGCTCGCTCACCCGCTGCCCGATCAGGGATGCGGTGGTCTCGTCGAGGGCGGAGGTGTAGGCGGCGCGCTGTTCCGGGGTGATGCTGTAGCCCTTGCCGCCGCCCTTGAAGGCCACGATGTCGAGCGCGGGGTAGACGTCGTAGCCGAGCGGGACCGGTCCGTGGTGCTGCCAGTCGATGACGCCGGACTGGAGGACGTTGGGCAGGCCGTAGTCCAGGTGCCCGTGCACCATCGGGAGCCGGGCCAGCCGGTCGAGGGCGTGCTTGACCGCCTTGTGGACGCGCGGGATGTCGAAGTCCGGGTTCTCCTCGAAGACCTCAGCCGCGAAGGCCGCCTTCTCGAACCACGGCGTGGCGGGGAGAGGGTGCCTCGCCTGGGCCTGCAGGAGCTTCGAGGCGACAGCGGCCGCCGTACTGATGACCTGGTAGCTGACCTGGCCGTCCCGCCCAGCATCGGCCAGCGCCTCCTCGTGCAGCGAGGTGTCTCCGATGGCGCGCTCGACGACGAAGTAGCGCCCGTCCTCCGAGCCGCTGTCGACGATCTGCGGCACCGGGTAGCCGAGGCCGGCGGCCAGCTGCTGGAACTCGGTCTCCGCCCGCAGATCCTCACCACCGGTCCGCTTGTAGAGCAGGCCATCGGCCGACCTCCACACCGCGCCTTGGGTGGCGGTTCTGTCCTTCACAAACTCCCAGTCGCTCATCCATCCATCCTTCCGTAGAGCCGAGTTGGCGTGGAGCTGATACGGCTGTGTCGGTCAGCCACCTGGGGTTGGGCCGACCACCCCCGGGGGAAAAGGCGACCGGCCCCGTCACCGCCCGGCCGGTGTGCCTGCATCGGTACGGGCGGAGTCGGTGGGCACGTGGCGAGCGGTGCTGCGAGAACCACCTGTACGCGCGGGCGCTTGGCCAGGCGGGCGCGTGGGGACGGGGCCTGGGACGGTCGGTGCGGACGAGGCTGGCGATGAGTGCCGCTCTGCGGGCCGAGCAAGGGTGCTCGGGTACCGCGACAGCGGGCACCGCCAGTTCGGCCCAGACCTTCTTGCCATGGGTCGTCGGCTCCGCGCCCCAGGTCTCCGACAGGCCCTCGATGAGCAACATGCCTCGACCGGTGGTCAGTTCGTCGTTGCCGAAGTTGGCGGCCCCGGTGGGCATCCGGCGCGACGGGTCGTAAACCTCGATCACCACCCGGTCGCCGTCCGGGGAGAGGTAGATGCCGACCAGCAGTCTTCCTGGCGCGTGAATGACCGCGTTGGCGAGCAGCTCGTCGGCGACCAGCGCGATATCGCCCAACGAAGTCGGGTCGATCCCCCACGAGCGGGCGACTCGGACGACCGCGTCCCGGGCTGGCGGGACGTGGTCGCGCTTGGTGCCGATGAACGAGATACGTCGGGCGTGAGTGGAGGCGATCACTGGTCACCATCGCAGGCTTGGACCGCTTCGACAACGCTGTTGCACGGCCAGGGGCCGCACCCGTCGCTGCACCGACCGTCCTCGAACTGGTGGCGGTCGAGGACCTCTCGGGCGTAGGTGCTGGCGGTGGCGAGGCGCTCGCGACGCTCAGCGGCGCGATCTGAGGCGCTCACGGTTGTGTTCGACGCCCGGCCGTCCTCCAAAACGAGAGGAACGGCCACCGCGTCCGCGTCCCGCTGGTGCGTGGTGCCGCCTCTCTGTGCGTCCGAGCGGAGTGTCATCGGCGCTTCTCCTTAGCCACTGGGTAGAGCCGTGCATGCGAGAGACCGCAGATGGGCCTCGGTCATGCGGGAGGCGGGGAACCGCAAGCTGCGAGGGTGGTCGAGCTGCTGACGACCAGACAACTCCATCTCGATGCACCACGGTTAGGGCATGGGCTCCGCGTGCATGATCCATGCAGATCGTGCATGACGGGTTGTCCTGGTGCGGCTACGCTCGGCTCGCCAGGGCAGGATCAGCATTGGCAGGAGAAGCCATGTCGCGGACGGCCAAAGGACACTCCGCTGCGGGTGGGATCGGAGAGGTGATCCGCCGCGCACGAGTGTTGAGCGGCCGGTCTCAGGCGGACGTGGCCACCGAACTGGGCTACCACCAGTCGAAGATCAGCCCGTTGGAGAGCGGCAAGGGGACGCAGGACATCGACGTCCTGCGCGCTGTCGCAGCTGTGCTCGACATCCCGCTGGGAAGCCTCGGCCTGTCCTCCCATACCAGTGCGGACGGCAGGACGGACGACATGCACCGTCGCAACTTTCTGGCCGCGAGCGTCGCCGCGCTCGCGACCCCGACACCCCGTCCCCGCGTGGGGATAGAGCTGGTCCAGGCGCTGCTGCCTGGCCCTGTTCCGACCGAGCACGCGCCACAACCCCGGGCCGCACTCGCTGCCCGGCTCTCCCAGGCCCGGAGGCTCTTCTACACCTGCCGGTACGCCGAACTTGAAGGCGCGCTGCCATCGCTGATCGCCGACCTTCGCCAGGCTCAGGACGCCGTCCATAGCGGCGACCAGGTCCTGTCCGGCCTCCTCGCGACGACCTACCAGACCGCGGTGAGCCTGCTACTCAAGCTCGGCGACCACGGCAACGCCTGGCTGGCGGTCGGCCGTGCCATGGCCGAGGCCGAACGGAGCGCCGACCCCGTCGTGATGGCCTCCAGCGTCCGAGTCCAAGCGCACGTCCTCGCGCGCGACCGGCACACCGCGCCCGCCGTCACCCTCATCCGGCACACCGCCGACCAGCTCTCCGGCAGCTACGACCGGCGCCCACCCCAGTACCTCGCTGCGCTGGGGATCATGCTCCTTCGCGGGGTGACGGCCGCAAGCGCCGGCGGCGACCGCGCCACGACCGCCGAGTTCCTCTCCGAGGCTCAGGAGGTCGCGCGCTACGTCGACCTCGACAGCCCCGAAGCGTGGGCGAACTTCAGTCCGACCAACGTCGCGCTCCACTCTGTGAGCGCCTCGGTCGTCCTGGGCGACGCCGGAGCGGCGCTGGAAGCCGCCCAGCCCCTGATGCGCAGGCGCATCCCGGTCCCCGAGCGCCGGGCGGCACTGTGGGTGGAGACTGCACGGGCCTACAGCCAGCAGGGCAGACTGGCCGAGGGATACAAAGCGCTCAGGATCGCGGAGAGCTGTGCCTCGGAGGACATCCGCCGACGGCCCAGCGTGCTCGAGCTGGCCGGTGACATGGCCGCTCGCGACCGGCGTGGCGCCGTCCCGGAGCTTCGCCGTTTCTGCCAGGAGTTGGGAGTCCAGGTTTGACCGAGTACCGAGAGCCGTTCCTCTACGTCGTCGTCTGCGCGTCGGGCATCGCCGACGGAGTGGGCGAACTGATCACCGCAGCCCATGCCGAGGGCTGGGGAGTCGGCGTGATCGCGACCCCGAGCGGGCTCGGCTTCATAGACCAGGAGGCCGTCGAAGCCCAGACCGGCTACCCGATCCGCTCAGCCTGGCGCACGCCGAGCATCCCCCAGCCGTTGCCCCCGGCCGACGCCATCGCGGTTGCCCCGGCCACCTTCAACACCATCAACAAGTGGGCCGCTGGCATCTCCGACACCCTCGCGCTCGGCATCCTCTGCGAGGCGTACGGCCTCGGCATCCCCGTGGCCGTCCAGCCCTACGTCAACTCCGCCCAAGCCGCGCACCCCGCGTACGCGGAGAGCCTGGCCCGGCTCCGGTCGATGGGCGTCCTGCTCGGCGACTACGTCCCCCACAAGCCCAAGGCCGGCGGAGGCCGCGACAAGTACAACTGGACCCACGTCCTCGACCTGCTCCGCCCCGTGGCAGCCTCAGCGGCGGAGAGGGGTTAGCCG
The DNA window shown above is from Streptomyces sp. TLI_171 and carries:
- a CDS encoding phosphotransferase, with product MSDWEFVKDRTATQGAVWRSADGLLYKRTGGEDLRAETEFQQLAAGLGYPVPQIVDSGSEDGRYFVVERAIGDTSLHEEALADAGRDGQVSYQVISTAAAVASKLLQAQARHPLPATPWFEKAAFAAEVFEENPDFDIPRVHKAVKHALDRLARLPMVHGHLDYGLPNVLQSGVIDWQHHGPVPLGYDVYPALDIVAFKGGGKGYSITPEQRAAYTSALDETTASLIGQRVSEHLGDFLLVKCFFFLALMRPTDPTRHDKHIKWQYRRTLFTMGLDQYESGNTIDTGAFPTLERFTAEHR
- a CDS encoding histidine phosphatase family protein, yielding MPLLVIRHAESVENADKYNGFYQDPRPYSGHAAHAISRTIVGLTPRGFRQAQWLAGVLPELVGPELHVYTSTYRRAIDTAAIALPDLPDGWPQQTALLDEQHYGDATYMTKRELYDSYPELAEARRLRKQIWTAPGGGESLAEGVLKRATEFAALAQAELQQSRTVVAFTHQTAAVALRSLLETCTLPEILAEERKGKMPNAAILHYELRDGRFTRTGTTTPPI
- a CDS encoding helix-turn-helix domain-containing protein, encoding MSRTAKGHSAAGGIGEVIRRARVLSGRSQADVATELGYHQSKISPLESGKGTQDIDVLRAVAAVLDIPLGSLGLSSHTSADGRTDDMHRRNFLAASVAALATPTPRPRVGIELVQALLPGPVPTEHAPQPRAALAARLSQARRLFYTCRYAELEGALPSLIADLRQAQDAVHSGDQVLSGLLATTYQTAVSLLLKLGDHGNAWLAVGRAMAEAERSADPVVMASSVRVQAHVLARDRHTAPAVTLIRHTADQLSGSYDRRPPQYLAALGIMLLRGVTAASAGGDRATTAEFLSEAQEVARYVDLDSPEAWANFSPTNVALHSVSASVVLGDAGAALEAAQPLMRRRIPVPERRAALWVETARAYSQQGRLAEGYKALRIAESCASEDIRRRPSVLELAGDMAARDRRGAVPELRRFCQELGVQV
- a CDS encoding flavoprotein; its protein translation is MTEYREPFLYVVVCASGIADGVGELITAAHAEGWGVGVIATPSGLGFIDQEAVEAQTGYPIRSAWRTPSIPQPLPPADAIAVAPATFNTINKWAAGISDTLALGILCEAYGLGIPVAVQPYVNSAQAAHPAYAESLARLRSMGVLLGDYVPHKPKAGGGRDKYNWTHVLDLLRPVAASAAERG
- a CDS encoding ATP-binding protein; the protein is MIASTHARRISFIGTKRDHVPPARDAVVRVARSWGIDPTSLGDIALVADELLANAVIHAPGRLLVGIYLSPDGDRVVIEVYDPSRRMPTGAANFGNDELTTGRGMLLIEGLSETWGAEPTTHGKKVWAELAVPAVAVPEHPCSARRAALIASLVRTDRPRPRPHAPAWPSARAYRWFSQHRSPRAHRLRPYRCRHTGRAVTGPVAFSPGGGRPNPRWLTDTAVSAPRQLGSTEGWMDERLGVCEGQNRHPRRGVEVGRWPALQADRW
- a CDS encoding nucleotidyltransferase domain-containing protein is translated as MDHHGVVFKVIGDSHPGSHYLGYVKYHPDEKGDRRLFGRTYRQNSVVSKSFGILASRPEFYVYSDTLGCVITGIPREDVAVHYSCRQALAAIHDDPGAVANNPAGKDLLAITEWITANDAQGLIGVTGSFLVGCYNERSDIDLVCYGPEGYQAAQELFQQTDPIRPYDGDDLTRLYIRRAKYMEGSSFDALIKQERRKLQGLTANAGAHINCEPIRSDRDKTFARISSKEIGEISLLAKITDHAEGLTTPAVYEIKVKTILSSTIDEADSFARRITHMRSYLGAYTGAFRSGDTVHLAGKLVHTRDGEHSGFGIELTPWTVSGSYVANLAG